AGCCCGGTGTGCGGATGCGGCGCGACGTCCATGCCGCCGGTCGCGGGGACGTCGGTCGGGCCGTAGTGGTCCGCGAAGCACCAGGCGCCGATCAGTGTCCGGCTCCGCTGGGGCAGCGTCCGCCGCACGCGCATCGCCCGCGGACCGCCCAGGGGCACCTCCCGCGCCGACAGCACCTCGATTCGGGGAGCTTCGGTCCCCTGCCCGCCGTCGAGCAGGGCTCCGCACCTCAGCTCCGCAGGCTCGGTTTCCACATTGCTCACCGGGACCACCTTCCACCTACTCTAGTTGTTACATCAACTATGATGTCACGAGTGTCGGCCGACAGCCATACGCATCCCACCCGCGGACCGGAGCGCCCCTCTGAAGGAGCCCACAGTGACCAGCCCCGCCCCCGGATCCGCGCCGCGGAGGATCTTCCTCGACAAGCAGAGCCCCAAGGCCTTCCACGCCCTCCGGCAGACGTCCGAGGCGGTCCGTGCCGTGGCCGCGCGGGATTCGACCGCACGACCGTGGAGCTGATCAACCTCCGGGTGTCCCAGATCAACGGCTGCGCCTACTGCCTGGGCCTGCACACCAAGGCGGCTCTGCGCGGGGGCGAGTCGGCACGGCGACTGGGAGTGCTGACGGCCTGGCGGGACACCGACATGTTCACCCACACGGAGCGCGCGGCGCTCGCACTGGCCGAGGCGACGATCGACCCGGCGAACGCCGAGGCGCAGGCGTCCGCCTACGAGGCCGCCCGGCAGGTTCTCACCGACGACCAGATCTCCGCCGCGACCTGGGTGGCGATCACCATCAACGCGTTCAACCAGGTCTCGATCATGAGCAGGCATCCGGTGCCGGCGCTACGCGAGGCGTAGGACAGAAAGGCCCACGTACCCCACCGCCGCCGGTGAGCGGCCGGGCGGCGACGGCCGGTCGCCCGTGGCCCGCACTCGGTGGGCGCAGCACTCCCGGGCGGGCCACGCATCACACCACCCGCGCCGTGCGTCCCGCTCGGTCAGGACGCGCCCTCGTCCAGCTTGCTCACGACGCGTTCGGAGATGTCGGCCAGCACGCGCAGTTCCGCCGGCGTGACATGGTCGAGGAACAGTTCCCGTACCGCCTCGACATGGAGCGGGGCAGCGGCCTCGATCGCCGCGCGCCCCGCCTCCGTGATCACCACGAAGGCGCCGCGGCCGTCGTCGGGACAGTCCTCCCGCACCACCAGCCCACGGCCGGCCATCCGCGCGATGTGGTGGGACATCCTGCTCTTCTCCCACTCCAGCGCACGCGCCAGATCCTGATAGCGCTGCCGCCCCTCCGGTACGTCCGTCAGCTGGACCAGCACCGCGAAGTCGGCTGCCGACACCTTCGACTCCTTCTGCAGCAACCGCGACAAACGGCCCCCGAGCTTCTCGTGCAGCCGGACGAAGCTCCGCCACGCGTGCTGTTCCTCCGGCGTCAGCCACCGCACCGTCTCTCCCATGGAGAAAGTGTAAGCATGGTTGACAGGTCATCGAAGTGACCCGCTGGCGGGCGTGGCCAGCCACCTCTGACAAGCAGGGGTGCCGGGTCAGCCGATGCGGTCGGTCCAGCCGACCTTGAGGTAGGTCGTGCGGATGAGCGGGGTGGCGCCGAGTTCGCTGGTCTGCTCCAGTACGCGGCTGGTTTCGGGGTCGATGAAGTAGTAGGGGCCGTGCACGTAGGTGAGGGAAGCGGCGGCGTGCTCCGCCCCCAGTTTCTCCTTGGGAATCTCCACCTTGCGGGGGAGGTTGATCACCGTGCCCGGACGGCCCTGGCTGTCCTTGACGTTCTGGGTCATGGTCACGCCCGGGGTGTCCGCGACGATCTGGAACAGCGCGGAGCGCAGCCGGGGACTCGCGGGGGACTCCGCGAGCAGCGACATGATCTCGCCGAACCGCTGTGCGGCGTCCTTGGAGAAGTGGGCCTTCAGCGCTGCCGGGTCGGTGGGCAGCCGGTCGAATTCGGTCCAGGACAGCCGTCGCTCGCCCACGGGCCAGTCGGCTGTGTTGTGGCCCGACACGGTCACCTTGCCGCTGGGGTGCCGAATCCAGGTGGTGCCCGACCGGTCACTGTAGACGGTCACCGTGGCCGTGGCCCGGCCGTCCTTCGCCCAGTAGTGGGACATCCAGTACTTGCCCTGGGGCGCCGGGGCCTCTGTCGAGACCTCCGCCATCTCGTTCAGGAACCGGGTGGCCGCCGAGGCCGTGGACGCGGGCTTGCCTCCCACGTCCAGCACCGGATACGCGACCGCGCCCGCGGCGAGCACCGCCACCGCCGCGCCCGCGACCAGCAACCGCCGACGGCGCGGGCCGCGGCTTCGCCGGTTCCTGGTCCCCGACTGTTTCTCCCCGTCCGGCCCGTGCGCTGCGCCGCCGATGACCCGTGGCGTCCGCGGAGGGGCCGGGTACGCCGTCGGACCGTCCGGTCGCGCCACGGCGGGCGGCAGCACGGCGTCATGCGCCAGGGCGGCGCGCGTGCTCGTGGTCTCGCGCTCCGCGAGGCGCGCCATCAGGTCGCGTACGGCGGTGATTCGTTCCGCCGGGGGCGGAGCCACGGCTCCGGCCGCTGTCAGTTCGTCGGCGCCGGGGAAGTCGAGAATGTCATCGCGTTCGTTCATGCTGCCCGTCCCGTCCATCCGGTGATGTCCGTTCTTGCTGTTCATGCCGTTCACTCCTTCTGTGTCCGTCACGTGGGGCCACCTGTTAGATCGAAGGAGGCGCCGGAGCGCATGCGGTTGCGGGCGCGGTGCAGTCGAGTCCGAGCCGTCGCGGCGGGTATACCGACCACGGCCGCCGCCTCGCTCGGCGTCAGCTGCTCCCAGGCGACCAGGAGCAGCAACTCACGTTCGTCTGAAGGTAGTTCGGCGATGATCGCGCGCAGTCGCGGGGCCATCGCGGCGGCGACGAGCCGGTCGTCGACCGCCTCCCACGGATCGTCCGCGCCGCTCGATCCCGCCGAGCCCGGCGGCCGGGGTTCCGCGAGCCGCCGCCAGTGCGCGGACAGGACGTTTCTGGCCACGCCGAACAGCCAGGCCCGTACGGACCCCCGGGCGGGATCGAAACCGTGGCGCGTCGCGTACGCCTGGAGCCACAGCTCGGCGAGCAGATCGTCGGCGGCTGACGGCGCGCGGCGGGCGAAGTAGCCGTGCAGGCCCACCGAATGGTGCTCGACCAGCGGCTCGAAGGCTGCCGGGTCCAGCACCGCAGGCGTCGGCACATGTTTGTCGTTCAGGTCCTTGGTCACCGGACCTCCGTCTCAGGACCTCTGTCGGCCGACCGCCGGTCGGCGGTCTCACCCTCTACTTGTCGGAAACCGGCTCAAGCGTTCGCGGGCCCGGTGGTGCCGTTGCCGTCGACGACGAGGAGGGCGGGTCAGGTCGCGGGGTTCATGGTGCGTCACCGGTCCTGGGACAGGGAGACGAGTTCCGCGAAGAGTCCCCCGGCGTTCGCCAGGTCGTCGTACGTGCCCTGTTCGATGACGTGGCCCTGGTCCATGACGAGGATGCGGTCGGCGAGCTTCGTGTTCTCGAGTTGATGGGTGACGACGATCGTCATGCGCTCGGCGGCGATCCGCTTGATCTCCAGGAAGATGGCGTGCTCGCCACGGGCATCCATCTGCGAGGTCGGTTCGTCCAGGATCAGGAGCGGGGTCTGCCGGTACAGCGCGCGGCCGCACGCGAGGCGTTGCCACTGCCCGCCCGACAGCTCGGCGCCGCCCCAGAGTTCTTTGGCGAGGAGGGTGTCGAGCTGCCGGGGCAGTTTCTCGATCGCCTCGCGCATGCCGACGGCGTCGACGACGTCCCACACCGGCCCGTCGTCGATCGTCCGTGGCTGGCCGAGGGTGATGTTCTCGCGGGCGCGCAGGGGCCAAGCGGCGAAGTTCTGCGGGACGAGCGCGGTGCGTTTCCACACGGCGTCGGGGTCGGCCTGGGCGAGGTCGGTGTCGTCCCACAGGACGCGGCCCTTGTCGGCGAGCAGGATGCCGGTGATGAGTTTGGTCAGGGTCGACTTGCCCGAGCCGTTCTCGCCGACGACGGCCAGGATCTCGCCGCGCCGCAGTGTGAGCGATACGCCCGCGACGGCGGGTTCCTCCTTGCCCGGGTACTGGTAGACGACCTCGTCGAGGCGAATCTGGTCCACTCGTTCGGGGAGGGCCAGGTCCCCGCGCCTGGGGGCGCGTTCACTCGCCATGTCGAGGAAGGACCGCATGTCGGCGAGGTAGAGCGAGGTGTGGAACATCGCGGCGCCGTGGATGACGAACTGGGAGAGCGCGGCCAGTGTGGTTTGGACGGCGACCACGGCGGTGGCCGCGACGGGCAGGGCGATGCGGCCGGTGGCGGCCAGCCAGGCCAGCGTGGCCCAGGTGCACAGCAGAAAGATCCCGCCCAGGGCGCTGGTGCAGAGCGTGATGCGCAGCATGCGCGGGGCAGCGGTCAGGGTTCGCTGGTCGATCCGGTTGGACAGGGCGCGGTACCAATATGTGAGGTAGCCGGTCATGCCGTTGGCGCGGACCTCGTCGCCGAAGCGGGAGTAGGTGGCCCACCAGCGCATCATGGAGCGCACGTTGCGGTCGCCGAGGTTGAGGTAGTGGGTCTCGTAGTCGACGCGTGCCGACAGGACGGCTCCGGCGCCAGCGGGGAGAACAGCCAGCAGGAGCAGGGGCAGCAGCAGCGGGTGCAGCGTCGTGACGACACCGCTCGCGGCAATCATGCGGATGAGGGCCGACATGAACCGCTGGGCGTCCTGCACCATCAGCCGGGTCCGGGTGACGCCGATTTCGGCGGCCTCCTGCCGGTCGGCGAATCCGTCCTCGCCGTAGGCGCACGACTCCACGCGGCACACGGCGGTCACGAGCGCGATGTCCGCTCGGGTCGTCAGCAGCGGGGTGATCCGTCCGTCGGCGTACGAGGACAGGGCGCCGCTGATCCGGCCGACGGCCGCGGCCGTCGTCACGACGATCAGGGCGGGCAGCGCGGCGTGCAGGCGTTCGGACACGCTGCCGGTGCCGAGGATGTGGGTCATCGCCTGTGCGGTGAACGCGAGGACGACGGCGGCTGCGCCGCCGGTCAGCAACTGGCAGGCGAGGAGCAGCACCACGCCGGTCCTGTCGACGGCCCACGCCATCCGGGCCGTATGCCCGAGCACCGAGGGCAGACGCCGGCACATCGCCGTGAAGCCGGCGTCTGCCAGCGGGTTCTTGCCGAACTTGCCCTCGAAGGTGATGGTGGCCGGGGGTGGAGGGGGCGGTGTCTGCGCGTTGTCGGTCGAGGCATCGGTGTCCGTCACCTGCATCGCTCCTCGGGTCGTGCCGCACCTGGATGGCTCGGCGGTGCACGGCCTAACGACGCAGCACGGGAATCGAACGCGATCGATTCCGGACGCGTGCGCCCCCAGACGCAGCAAGGGCTCGAACGGGTGGACGCGGTACTGAGGCCGCCCTCGGGCGGCTTGAGTTGGCCGAAACGCCGGTGCCTGAAACCCGAGTGACGGATGAGGTTCGCGGACTCTGAGCGGGGATCGCGCCGCGGCGCGGTCAGGGCTCGGCGAGAGAGCCGGTGTGGGGTCAGAGCTTGAAGACGAGCTCGGCCTGGTCGCGCCTGGTCGTGTGCAGTTCCCAGTAGAGAGGGGAGATCCGCTCGGGCTTGGCCGCCTCCACGCCGGGGATGACGGAGACGCCGATCGACGCGTCGATGCCGACGTGCGCGGCCTGGATGCCGGTGCCGGCCTCGGCCAGCTCCTTGTGCAGGTTCATCGCCCAGTTGCGCAGGGCCGCGGCGGCGGCGTTGACGTTGGCGACCCTCGGGTCGGGCCAGATGGATCCGGCGCCGGTGGTGTAGAGCAGGGTGCCTGAGCCGGCCTCCCGCATGGCGGGCAGCACCGCCTGTGTGGCGGCGATGGCGCCGTACAGCTGGAAGTTCATCTCGTACTCCACATGAGACGGCTCGGTACCGGCCGGAGCGGTCAGCGGGGTGATGCCGAACGTACCCACCGGGGAGTACTCCAGTACGTCGATTCCACCGAACCGCATGGCGGCGTCCTTGAGCGCCTGGGTGAGTGCGTCGCGGTCGAGGACGTCCGCAGGGAACGCGGCGGCGGTGACGCCCTCGGCGGTCAGCGTGCCGACGAGATCGTCGAGCTTGGCGCGGTTGCGGGAGATCAGGGCGACGTGGCCCCGGGAACCGAAGGTGCGGGCGATGGCCAGGCCCAACCCGATTACCCCCTCAGCCCCGAGATCAGCAGGCCGCTCCTGCGGGTCAGCTCGCCGGGGCGGGGCCGGGTGGCAGCTGGACCGTCATGATCAGGTGGCAGGTTTCGGTACCCGAGCCGCGATAGGTGTGCGGGGTGTCGCCGTCGAACGTGGCGGTCTGGCCCGCCTCGACGGCGTGCTCGGCGCCGTCGACGACCAGGGTCATCCGGCCGGAGGTGACGCTGACGGTTTCCACGACTCCGCCCTGGTGGGGATGGCTGGGGTACTCCTCGTCCGGTTCCAGCCGCCAGCGCCAGACCTCGACCGGCGCCGGCCCTGACGTCGTCAGCATCAGCCGGGCCTCGCTACCCCGCTCTCCGGTCCACAGGGGGGCCACGGCGTCGGCGGACACGACGCGGACACGGCCTGCGGGCGACCCCTGCATCAGGGCGGACACCGAGATGCCGAGGGTGTCGGCCAGTCGGACCAGGGTGGCCAGGTTGGGGTTGCCCTGGGCTTTCTCCAGTCCCACCAGGGCACCCTTGCTGACCTGGGCGCGCCGGCTGAGTTCCTCCAGCGTGAGGCCCGCGCGGATGCGGGCCGCCCGGACGTTGTGCGCGACCGTCCGCAGGGCTGCGGCCGTCTCGGTCACCTGATCACCATCCTTGCAGCTGGAACATTCGACTGTACCGCCCGGTCGTTTGGTTGACATCGGCCGGTCGTTCTGTTGTACGGTCTGGTCGTTCCACTGAATGGTAAGGGATGTTCCTGTGATCGCTCTGCTGCTTGCCCTGGGCAGCTCGCTCGCCTACGGATGCGCCGATTTCCTCGGCGGCCTCGGCGCCCGTAAGGCTCATGTGCTGCGCACGGTGATGATCGCGGCCCCGGCGAGCCTCGCGGTCGAGCTGTTGCTGTGGCCGGTGCTCGGCGCCTCGTTCAGCGCCGGCGCCCTTGGCTGGGGTGTCGCGTCCGGGGTCGCCTCCGCCGCCGCGTTCGCCCTGCTCTACCGCACGCTGGCGATCGGTCCGATGAACGTGCTGTCGCCCGTCACCGCCCTGGTCTCCGCCGTACTGCCCGTCGGTGTCGGCCTGGTGCAGGGCGAGCACCTGGCCGCCGCGGGAGTGGTGGGACTGCCGCTCGCGCTGGTGGCGGTCGTGCTGGTCAGCGCCGGCCACGGCGCGGGCTCGGCGCGCCCCTCCCGCACGGCGCTGCTGCTGGCGTTCGGCGCCGGCGCCGCCATCGCCCTTCAGCTGGTCTGTCTTCACCAGGCGCCGTCCGACAGCGGGGTCGCCCCGCTGATCGTCGGCCGGACGGTCGCCTCGGCCGTCACCCTGGCCGCGGCGGGGCTGATGCACCGCAGGCTGGGCACCGAGCGGCCCGCGTACGCCATGTCGGCAGCCGCGGGTGCGCTGGACTCCGTGGCGAACCTGCTCTTCCTGCTGGCCGCCCGCAGCGGGGACCTCGCCGTCGTCGCCGTGATCACCGCCCTCTACCCGGCCGGTACGGTCCTGCTCGCCCGCGGCGTGCTCGCCGAACGGATCCACCGCGGCCAGCTCGTCGGCCTGGGCGCCGCCGCCGTCGCGGTCAGCCTCCTCGCCCTGACCTGAGCAGCCCCACCCTGTCCACGACCGAACCAAGGCCCGCCCCGACGCGAGAAACGGAAACCCGCCGTGCCCACCTTCCACCTCACCCCCGCCGTCGCGGAGGCCTTCCCCGACAGCCTCATCGCCCTGGTCACCGCCACCGGCCTGCGC
This region of Streptomyces caelestis genomic DNA includes:
- a CDS encoding MarR family winged helix-turn-helix transcriptional regulator, yielding MGETVRWLTPEEQHAWRSFVRLHEKLGGRLSRLLQKESKVSAADFAVLVQLTDVPEGRQRYQDLARALEWEKSRMSHHIARMAGRGLVVREDCPDDGRGAFVVITEAGRAAIEAAAPLHVEAVRELFLDHVTPAELRVLADISERVVSKLDEGAS
- a CDS encoding RNA polymerase sigma factor, with protein sequence MTKDLNDKHVPTPAVLDPAAFEPLVEHHSVGLHGYFARRAPSAADDLLAELWLQAYATRHGFDPARGSVRAWLFGVARNVLSAHWRRLAEPRPPGSAGSSGADDPWEAVDDRLVAAAMAPRLRAIIAELPSDERELLLLVAWEQLTPSEAAAVVGIPAATARTRLHRARNRMRSGASFDLTGGPT
- a CDS encoding ATP-binding cassette domain-containing protein, yielding MQVTDTDASTDNAQTPPPPPPATITFEGKFGKNPLADAGFTAMCRRLPSVLGHTARMAWAVDRTGVVLLLACQLLTGGAAAVVLAFTAQAMTHILGTGSVSERLHAALPALIVVTTAAAVGRISGALSSYADGRITPLLTTRADIALVTAVCRVESCAYGEDGFADRQEAAEIGVTRTRLMVQDAQRFMSALIRMIAASGVVTTLHPLLLPLLLLAVLPAGAGAVLSARVDYETHYLNLGDRNVRSMMRWWATYSRFGDEVRANGMTGYLTYWYRALSNRIDQRTLTAAPRMLRITLCTSALGGIFLLCTWATLAWLAATGRIALPVAATAVVAVQTTLAALSQFVIHGAAMFHTSLYLADMRSFLDMASERAPRRGDLALPERVDQIRLDEVVYQYPGKEEPAVAGVSLTLRRGEILAVVGENGSGKSTLTKLITGILLADKGRVLWDDTDLAQADPDAVWKRTALVPQNFAAWPLRARENITLGQPRTIDDGPVWDVVDAVGMREAIEKLPRQLDTLLAKELWGGAELSGGQWQRLACGRALYRQTPLLILDEPTSQMDARGEHAIFLEIKRIAAERMTIVVTHQLENTKLADRILVMDQGHVIEQGTYDDLANAGGLFAELVSLSQDR
- a CDS encoding SDR family NAD(P)-dependent oxidoreductase — its product is MGLAIARTFGSRGHVALISRNRAKLDDLVGTLTAEGVTAAAFPADVLDRDALTQALKDAAMRFGGIDVLEYSPVGTFGITPLTAPAGTEPSHVEYEMNFQLYGAIAATQAVLPAMREAGSGTLLYTTGAGSIWPDPRVANVNAAAAALRNWAMNLHKELAEAGTGIQAAHVGIDASIGVSVIPGVEAAKPERISPLYWELHTTRRDQAELVFKL
- a CDS encoding helix-turn-helix domain-containing protein → MTETAAALRTVAHNVRAARIRAGLTLEELSRRAQVSKGALVGLEKAQGNPNLATLVRLADTLGISVSALMQGSPAGRVRVVSADAVAPLWTGERGSEARLMLTTSGPAPVEVWRWRLEPDEEYPSHPHQGGVVETVSVTSGRMTLVVDGAEHAVEAGQTATFDGDTPHTYRGSGTETCHLIMTVQLPPGPAPAS
- a CDS encoding EamA family transporter, which gives rise to MIALLLALGSSLAYGCADFLGGLGARKAHVLRTVMIAAPASLAVELLLWPVLGASFSAGALGWGVASGVASAAAFALLYRTLAIGPMNVLSPVTALVSAVLPVGVGLVQGEHLAAAGVVGLPLALVAVVLVSAGHGAGSARPSRTALLLAFGAGAAIALQLVCLHQAPSDSGVAPLIVGRTVASAVTLAAAGLMHRRLGTERPAYAMSAAAGALDSVANLLFLLAARSGDLAVVAVITALYPAGTVLLARGVLAERIHRGQLVGLGAAAVAVSLLALT